From Hymenobacter sedentarius, a single genomic window includes:
- a CDS encoding ABC transporter ATP-binding protein — protein sequence MRALSAVNPFIFRYKWHFLAGVLFVALSTLLAIFPAQLVRYAFDLVNEGIDLYHLYAGTQAQSSVYQLFGRNVLFYGVLIIVLALLRGIFLFFMRQTLIVMSRHIENDQKNQIYQHYQSLPLSFYRRHSTGDLMSRISEDVSRVRMYLGPAIMYFLQLVLLFLLIVPLMLIVNVKLTIYTLLPLPILSVSIFYVNNLIERKSDEIQKALSGMTTFVQEAFSGIRVLKSFVREADSHAQFAAASNEYKEKSLSLNFVNSLFFPLILFLIGLSTLITVWVGGQEVIRGTITTGTIAEFLIYVNLLTWPVTALGWTSSLVQRAEASQARINEFLDQKTDIVSRQNVQRELVGDIVFDHVSFTYPDTGIQALRDVSFRVRPGQTLAVIGNTGSGKSTVAALLCRLYDVSAGGIRVDDTDVRDYSLQALRGQIGYVPQDVFLFSDSIRNNINFGLDQPNEARMLQAAKDADVYENILAFPEGFDTKVGERGITLSGGQKQRVSMARALVKEPKILILDDSLSAVDTKTENAILGSLQRIMAQRTSLIISHRVSSVKLADEILVLDDGVIVQHGTHEALMADANGLYRALYERQLQTEEA from the coding sequence GTGCGCGCACTTTCCGCCGTTAACCCCTTCATCTTTCGCTACAAATGGCACTTCCTTGCCGGGGTGCTTTTCGTGGCGCTGAGCACCTTGCTGGCCATTTTTCCGGCTCAACTGGTGCGCTACGCCTTCGATTTAGTGAACGAAGGCATCGACCTCTACCACCTCTACGCCGGCACCCAGGCCCAGAGCAGCGTGTACCAGCTGTTTGGGCGCAACGTGCTGTTTTACGGCGTGCTGATTATCGTGCTGGCGCTGCTGCGCGGCATCTTTCTGTTCTTCATGCGCCAGACGCTCATCGTGATGTCGCGGCACATCGAAAACGACCAGAAGAACCAGATTTATCAGCACTACCAGTCGCTGCCGCTCAGCTTCTACCGCCGCCACAGCACCGGCGACTTGATGTCGCGCATTTCCGAGGACGTGAGCCGGGTGCGCATGTACCTCGGGCCGGCCATCATGTATTTCTTGCAACTGGTGCTGCTGTTCCTGCTCATCGTGCCGCTCATGCTCATCGTGAATGTGAAGCTGACGATTTACACCCTGCTGCCGCTGCCCATTTTGTCGGTCAGTATTTTCTACGTCAATAACTTAATCGAGCGAAAGTCCGACGAGATTCAGAAGGCTCTGTCCGGCATGACCACCTTTGTGCAGGAAGCCTTTTCGGGCATTCGGGTGCTCAAGTCCTTTGTGCGGGAAGCCGATTCGCACGCGCAGTTTGCCGCAGCCAGCAACGAGTACAAGGAAAAGTCGCTGAGTCTGAACTTCGTCAACTCGCTGTTCTTCCCGCTCATCCTGTTCCTCATTGGGCTAAGCACGCTCATCACGGTGTGGGTGGGCGGCCAGGAAGTCATCCGGGGCACCATCACCACGGGCACCATCGCCGAGTTCCTGATTTACGTGAACCTGCTGACCTGGCCCGTGACGGCGTTGGGCTGGACGTCGTCGTTGGTGCAGCGGGCCGAGGCATCGCAGGCTCGGATTAATGAGTTTCTGGACCAGAAAACCGACATCGTTTCGCGCCAGAACGTGCAGCGCGAGCTGGTGGGCGACATTGTGTTTGACCACGTTTCCTTCACCTACCCCGATACCGGCATTCAGGCACTGAGAGACGTGAGCTTCCGCGTGCGGCCGGGCCAGACGCTGGCCGTTATCGGCAACACCGGCTCGGGCAAAAGCACGGTAGCAGCGCTGCTTTGCCGCTTGTACGACGTATCGGCCGGCGGCATCCGCGTCGACGATACCGATGTGCGGGATTATTCGCTGCAGGCCCTGCGCGGCCAAATTGGCTACGTGCCGCAGGACGTATTCCTGTTCTCCGATTCCATCCGCAACAACATCAATTTCGGCCTCGACCAGCCCAACGAGGCCCGCATGCTGCAAGCGGCCAAGGATGCCGATGTGTACGAGAACATCCTGGCGTTTCCGGAGGGCTTCGACACCAAAGTAGGGGAGCGGGGCATCACCCTTTCCGGCGGCCAGAAGCAGCGCGTGAGCATGGCCCGCGCTTTGGTGAAAGAGCCCAAAATCCTGATTCTGGACGACTCGCTCTCGGCCGTGGACACCAAGACCGAGAATGCCATCCTGGGCAGCCTGCAGCGCATCATGGCCCAGCGAACCAGCCTCATTATCTCGCACCGCGTGAGCTCGGTGAAGCTGGCCGATGAAATCCTGGTGCTCGACGACGGCGTGATAGTGCAGCACGGTACCCACGAGGCCCTGATGGCCGATGCCAACGGCCTGTACAGGGCACTGTACGAACGCCAGCTGCAAACGGAGGAAGCGTAA
- a CDS encoding Glu/Leu/Phe/Val dehydrogenase dimerization domain-containing protein, translated as MIEAQTLAPEAIFGQIAEHQHEQVVFCHDHETGLKAIIGIHNTVLGPALGGTRMWHYASDMEALNDVLRLSRGMTYKAAISGLNLGGGKAVIIGDAKTLKTEALLRKFGRFVKNLNGKYITAEDVNMTTKDMEYIRMETKHVAGLPESMGGSGDPSPVTAFGTYMGMKAAAKKAFGSDSLKDKRIGVQGVGHVGTYLLEYLQKEGAKLIVTDYYEDRALEAAARFGATAVGLEEIYDQQMDIYSPCALGATLNDETIPRLKCQVVAGCANNQLKVENQHGPELVRRGIVYAPDFLINAGGLINVYSEVVGTSRQGALTQTEKIYDYTLQVLAKAEEEGTHPQAAAIKQAKERIASVGKVKSTY; from the coding sequence ATGATTGAAGCCCAAACCCTGGCTCCCGAAGCCATATTCGGTCAGATTGCCGAACACCAGCACGAGCAGGTCGTGTTTTGCCACGACCACGAGACGGGCCTGAAGGCCATTATCGGCATCCACAATACCGTGCTGGGCCCGGCCCTGGGCGGCACCCGCATGTGGCACTACGCCAGCGACATGGAAGCGCTGAACGACGTGCTCCGCCTATCGCGTGGCATGACCTACAAAGCGGCTATCTCGGGCCTGAACCTGGGCGGCGGCAAGGCCGTCATCATCGGCGATGCGAAAACCCTGAAGACCGAAGCGCTGCTGCGCAAGTTTGGGCGCTTTGTGAAGAACCTGAACGGCAAGTACATCACCGCCGAGGACGTGAACATGACCACCAAGGACATGGAGTACATCCGCATGGAAACCAAGCACGTAGCAGGCCTGCCCGAGAGCATGGGCGGCTCCGGCGACCCCTCGCCGGTGACGGCCTTCGGCACGTACATGGGCATGAAAGCCGCCGCCAAAAAGGCGTTCGGCTCGGATAGCCTCAAAGACAAGCGCATTGGCGTGCAGGGCGTGGGCCACGTGGGCACCTACCTGCTCGAATACCTGCAGAAAGAAGGCGCCAAGCTCATCGTGACCGACTACTACGAGGACCGGGCCCTGGAAGCCGCCGCCCGCTTCGGCGCCACGGCCGTGGGCCTAGAGGAGATTTATGACCAGCAGATGGACATCTACTCGCCGTGCGCGCTGGGAGCTACCCTCAACGACGAAACCATTCCGCGCCTGAAGTGCCAGGTAGTGGCCGGCTGCGCTAATAACCAGCTCAAGGTAGAAAACCAGCACGGCCCCGAACTGGTCCGCCGCGGCATCGTGTACGCCCCCGACTTCCTCATCAACGCGGGCGGCCTTATTAATGTATATTCCGAGGTGGTAGGCACCAGCCGCCAGGGCGCCCTCACCCAAACCGAAAAAATTTACGACTACACCCTCCAGGTTTTGGCGAAAGCCGAAGAAGAAGGCACGCACCCCCAGGCCGCCGCTATCAAGCAGGCCAAGGAGCGCATCGCCAGCGTGGGCAAGGTGAAGTCGACTTACTAG
- the nusB gene encoding transcription antitermination factor NusB, translated as MQSLYSYHQAVGADLLLAQDRIAAAFEPDLTAKEAPDRRLLEGQRKLGEAQLREWYKTGVQPEKTDDKAVDAALTDAIGYFEAQVKKDAAFFGGQLLAGAESIHDQYLHLLNLPAALLGVIEEEQSREERRRLGPREDALDANRLHQNAAIAKLMANEQLQDLTIRRKLAWEGAEEVEALRAAWQEMKADGPLREYLAAKPTDAPELDYDADMEILRTLYKDYVFKGEALPRQLESDDLNWEENRPIVRNLVLKTLKMLPHAADEKQELMNLSANWADDREFAETLYKQTLVEDDKMEKLIAGSVQNWDVERVALLDKIILKMALTEMQLFRGIPVKVTINEYIEISKLYSTPKSKQFVNGILDKLAQDLAASGDIRKSGRGLLDNQ; from the coding sequence ATGCAGTCCCTTTACTCCTACCACCAGGCGGTGGGAGCCGACTTGCTGCTGGCACAGGACCGCATTGCGGCTGCTTTTGAGCCCGACCTGACGGCCAAAGAAGCGCCGGACCGGCGCCTGCTGGAAGGCCAGCGCAAGCTGGGCGAAGCCCAACTGCGCGAGTGGTACAAGACGGGAGTCCAGCCCGAAAAGACCGACGACAAAGCCGTGGATGCGGCCCTAACCGATGCCATCGGCTACTTCGAAGCCCAGGTCAAGAAAGACGCGGCCTTCTTCGGGGGCCAGCTGCTGGCCGGTGCCGAAAGCATTCACGACCAGTACCTGCACTTGCTCAACTTGCCCGCGGCCCTGCTGGGCGTGATTGAGGAAGAGCAAAGCCGCGAGGAACGCCGCCGCCTGGGCCCCCGCGAGGACGCCCTGGATGCCAACCGCCTGCACCAGAACGCGGCCATTGCCAAGCTCATGGCCAACGAGCAGCTCCAGGACCTGACCATCCGGCGCAAGCTGGCCTGGGAGGGCGCCGAGGAAGTAGAAGCCCTGCGTGCTGCCTGGCAGGAAATGAAGGCCGACGGCCCACTACGCGAGTACCTGGCGGCCAAGCCGACCGATGCCCCTGAGCTGGACTACGATGCAGACATGGAAATCCTGCGTACCCTTTACAAGGACTACGTATTCAAAGGCGAAGCCCTGCCGCGCCAGCTCGAATCCGACGACCTAAACTGGGAGGAAAACCGCCCCATCGTGCGCAACCTGGTGCTCAAGACCCTGAAGATGCTGCCCCACGCGGCCGACGAAAAGCAGGAGCTGATGAACCTGTCGGCCAACTGGGCCGACGACCGGGAATTTGCCGAGACGCTGTACAAGCAGACCCTGGTGGAAGACGACAAAATGGAGAAGCTCATTGCCGGCTCCGTGCAAAACTGGGACGTGGAACGGGTGGCACTGCTAGATAAAATTATCCTGAAAATGGCCCTCACCGAAATGCAACTCTTTCGGGGCATTCCTGTGAAAGTTACTATCAATGAATACATTGAAATTAGCAAACTTTACAGCACGCCGAAGAGTAAGCAATTTGTAAACGGTATTCTGGATAAGCTGGCGCAGGATTTGGCGGCCAGTGGCGACATTCGCAAATCGGGCCGGGGGCTACTCGACAACCAGTAG
- a CDS encoding YtxH domain-containing protein produces the protein MASKTTTGILCFAGGALTGAALGLLYAPETGTETRSWLSYQLEKYRSVLADLTDSLVTSREAAAGPSSAKSEGQRVISDAKSKAEQLLGDVDQLINQINSRKGA, from the coding sequence ATGGCCAGCAAAACCACCACCGGCATCCTGTGCTTCGCGGGCGGCGCCCTCACCGGCGCAGCCCTTGGCTTGCTCTATGCCCCCGAAACCGGCACCGAAACCCGCTCCTGGCTCAGCTACCAGTTGGAGAAATACCGCTCCGTGCTCGCCGACCTCACCGACAGCCTGGTAACCAGCCGCGAAGCCGCCGCTGGCCCCTCCTCGGCTAAAAGCGAAGGCCAGCGCGTCATTTCCGACGCCAAATCCAAAGCTGAGCAGTTGCTCGGCGACGTTGACCAACTCATCAACCAAATCAACTCCCGCAAGGGCGCTTAA
- a CDS encoding isocitrate/isopropylmalate dehydrogenase family protein, giving the protein MHLVTLIPGDGIGPEITKAVTDIFAAAQVPVQWEEQNAGQTTFDQSGELIPTSLLKSLEKNKVALKGPITTPVGKGFRSINVTLRQKYDLYQNVRPSKTTAGIKTRYEGIDLVLFRENTEGLYSGLEVYDERLGIADSFNRITVAGSRKICRAAFAYAAKHGRKKVTLAHKANILKMAGTLMLNACKEAATEFPQIVFEDKIIDNMCMQLVNKPEQFDVVVTTNLFGDILSDLCAGLVGGLGVVAGANIGDDMAVFEAVHGSAPDIAGQGKANPTALLRSALMMLHYLGEHAKADQIERALESTLLHPEECTGDLGGNASTSQFAQHIIAKL; this is encoded by the coding sequence ATGCACTTAGTAACCCTTATTCCCGGCGACGGCATTGGCCCCGAAATCACCAAGGCAGTCACCGACATTTTTGCCGCGGCGCAGGTGCCCGTGCAATGGGAAGAGCAGAACGCCGGCCAGACCACGTTCGACCAATCCGGCGAATTGATTCCGACCTCGCTGCTCAAGTCGCTCGAAAAGAATAAGGTGGCCCTCAAAGGCCCAATTACCACGCCGGTGGGTAAAGGCTTCCGCAGCATCAACGTGACGCTGCGCCAGAAGTATGACCTCTACCAGAACGTGCGCCCCAGCAAAACCACCGCGGGCATCAAGACGCGGTACGAAGGCATCGACCTGGTGCTGTTCCGCGAAAACACCGAGGGCCTGTATTCGGGCCTGGAAGTATACGACGAGCGCCTGGGCATTGCCGACTCCTTCAACCGCATCACGGTGGCGGGCTCCCGCAAAATCTGCCGCGCGGCCTTTGCCTACGCTGCCAAGCACGGCCGCAAAAAGGTGACCCTGGCCCACAAAGCCAACATCCTGAAAATGGCGGGCACGCTGATGCTCAACGCCTGCAAAGAAGCCGCCACCGAGTTTCCGCAGATTGTGTTCGAAGATAAAATCATCGACAACATGTGCATGCAGCTCGTGAACAAGCCCGAGCAGTTCGACGTGGTGGTGACGACCAACCTGTTTGGCGACATCCTCTCCGACCTGTGCGCCGGCCTGGTGGGCGGCCTGGGCGTGGTGGCCGGCGCCAACATCGGCGATGACATGGCCGTGTTTGAGGCCGTGCACGGCTCGGCGCCCGACATTGCCGGCCAAGGCAAAGCCAACCCCACCGCCCTGCTGCGCTCGGCGCTGATGATGCTGCACTACCTCGGCGAGCATGCCAAGGCCGACCAGATTGAGCGCGCCTTGGAAAGCACCCTGCTGCACCCGGAAGAGTGCACCGGTGACCTCGGCGGCAACGCCAGCACCAGCCAATTCGCCCAGCACATCATCGCCAAGCTGTAG
- a CDS encoding DUF1573 domain-containing protein yields MKYQIILAAALLLTACNRDKTAEVGTEGMNAAANAASDAAANPTIDNPNVVSENEAPNPNAPVMKFTEAEFDFGDIKADSKVHHTFTFTNTGKSPLLIEDATASCGCTTPSWTKAPVLPGGQGTMEVQFDSRGKHGIISKQVAVRANTQPNITTILIKGNVLDAAKGANPL; encoded by the coding sequence ATGAAATACCAGATTATCCTTGCTGCAGCTCTGCTGCTGACGGCCTGCAACCGCGACAAAACCGCTGAAGTAGGCACCGAAGGCATGAACGCCGCGGCCAACGCTGCTTCCGATGCGGCGGCCAACCCCACGATTGACAACCCCAACGTGGTGAGCGAAAACGAAGCCCCCAACCCCAACGCGCCGGTGATGAAATTCACGGAGGCAGAGTTCGACTTCGGCGACATCAAGGCCGATAGCAAAGTGCACCATACCTTCACCTTCACCAACACCGGCAAGTCGCCGCTGCTGATTGAAGACGCCACCGCCTCCTGCGGGTGCACCACGCCCAGCTGGACCAAGGCCCCCGTACTCCCCGGCGGCCAGGGCACCATGGAAGTGCAGTTTGATAGCCGCGGCAAGCACGGCATCATCAGCAAGCAGGTAGCAGTGCGGGCCAATACCCAGCCCAACATCACCACCATTCTCATCAAAGGCAACGTGCTCGACGCTGCCAAAGGTGCCAACCCCCTCTAG
- the yajC gene encoding preprotein translocase subunit YajC produces MLLTLLLQAAGGMDFTQLLFPIAIGLVVYFFMIRPQQKRAADAKAFRQSLAKGSRIVTIGGLHGLVVDLTDDTVVVEVDRGTKLRFDRSAIAREVGNKTSSGNDGVATT; encoded by the coding sequence ATGTTGTTGACCTTATTACTGCAAGCCGCCGGAGGAATGGATTTCACCCAGCTACTCTTTCCGATTGCCATTGGCCTGGTGGTGTATTTCTTCATGATTCGGCCCCAGCAGAAGCGCGCGGCCGATGCCAAGGCCTTCCGCCAGTCCCTGGCCAAAGGGTCGCGCATTGTCACCATCGGGGGCCTGCACGGGCTGGTGGTTGACCTAACCGACGACACCGTAGTGGTAGAAGTGGACCGCGGCACCAAGCTGCGCTTTGACCGGTCGGCTATTGCGCGGGAAGTGGGCAACAAGACCAGCTCAGGTAACGACGGCGTGGCCACCACCTAG
- the coaE gene encoding dephospho-CoA kinase (Dephospho-CoA kinase (CoaE) performs the final step in coenzyme A biosynthesis.) yields MLRIGITGGIGSGKSIVSRLFQALGVPIYDADSRARWLMENDAELRQQLSAAFGPDTYDVNGRLNRPVLAGTVFRNPALLAQLNALVHPHVGTDFESWATAQQHAGHAYVLKEAALLFEAGSYKQLDRIITVYAPLAVRAARVLRRDPHRTAADVEAIMGKQLSEEEKVARADYVLTNDDVQPLLPQVLALHAAFGGAAPA; encoded by the coding sequence ATGCTGCGCATTGGGATTACGGGCGGCATCGGCTCGGGCAAGAGCATTGTTAGCCGCTTGTTTCAGGCACTGGGGGTGCCTATTTACGATGCCGACTCCCGGGCCCGGTGGCTGATGGAAAACGACGCGGAACTGCGCCAGCAACTGAGCGCCGCCTTTGGCCCCGATACCTACGATGTCAACGGCCGCCTCAACCGCCCCGTGCTGGCCGGCACCGTGTTTCGCAACCCCGCCCTGCTGGCTCAGCTCAACGCCTTGGTGCACCCCCACGTGGGCACCGATTTTGAGAGCTGGGCCACGGCCCAGCAGCACGCCGGCCACGCCTACGTGCTCAAGGAAGCCGCGCTGCTCTTCGAAGCCGGCTCTTACAAGCAGCTCGACCGCATCATTACGGTGTATGCGCCGCTGGCCGTGCGTGCCGCCCGGGTGCTCCGCCGCGACCCGCACCGCACAGCCGCCGACGTGGAGGCCATCATGGGCAAGCAGCTCAGCGAAGAAGAGAAGGTAGCCCGCGCCGACTACGTGCTGACGAACGACGACGTGCAGCCGCTGCTGCCGCAGGTGCTGGCCCTGCACGCCGCGTTCGGCGGCGCCGCGCCGGCATAA
- a CDS encoding ArsR/SmtB family transcription factor has protein sequence MKPLHSRVEAQQLDRAAAMLKVLSHPKRLAIVDLLGKTKGKDSQMSVTDIYQALDLPQAIASQHLITLKDRGVLKSSKIGTKIYYSLAVPQLLKVIDTLEDYSGKL, from the coding sequence ATGAAACCATTGCATTCGCGTGTAGAAGCGCAACAGTTGGACCGTGCCGCGGCTATGCTCAAGGTTCTCTCGCACCCCAAACGGTTGGCTATCGTTGATTTGCTCGGCAAGACCAAGGGCAAAGACAGCCAAATGTCCGTAACTGATATTTACCAGGCTCTCGACCTTCCCCAGGCCATTGCCTCGCAGCACCTCATCACCCTCAAAGACCGGGGTGTATTGAAATCGAGTAAGATTGGCACCAAGATTTACTACTCCCTGGCCGTGCCCCAGTTGCTCAAGGTGATTGACACCCTGGAAGATTATTCCGGCAAACTCTAA
- a CDS encoding Glu/Leu/Phe/Val dehydrogenase dimerization domain-containing protein: MLDLLTKFENKRPEIVFEWKDSETDAEGWVVINSLRGGAAGGGTRMRKGLDKREVESLAKTMEVKFTVSGPAIGGAKSGINFDPQDPRKRGVLERWYRAVIPLLKNYYGTGGDLNIDEIHEVIPITEEYGLWHPQEGVVTGHYNATEPQKIQKLGQLRQGVVKVVEDASFSPNLARKYTVADLITGYGVAEAVRHYYRLWAGTDVHGQRAIVQGWGNVGAAAAYYLAERGARIVGIIDRSGGLLNPEGFGLEEIRALLLARQGNTLTADNLLSFDEVNEKIWSIGAEIFIPAASSRLVAREQVERLLAGGLQVISCGANVPFADPEIFFGPTGEYADQHTAVIPDFIANCGMARVFAYLMETGAEITDQAIFADTSRIIGAALERTHQENNQPTGIAQRSFEMALRQLV; encoded by the coding sequence ATGCTTGACCTGCTGACCAAATTTGAAAACAAACGCCCGGAAATTGTTTTTGAATGGAAAGATTCGGAGACCGATGCCGAAGGCTGGGTAGTCATCAATTCCCTGCGCGGCGGGGCGGCCGGTGGGGGCACGCGCATGCGCAAGGGCCTGGACAAGCGGGAAGTTGAGAGCTTGGCTAAAACGATGGAAGTAAAATTCACGGTGTCGGGGCCGGCAATTGGAGGGGCAAAGTCGGGCATCAATTTCGACCCGCAGGACCCGCGCAAGCGGGGCGTATTGGAGCGGTGGTACCGGGCAGTAATCCCCTTGCTGAAGAACTATTATGGCACTGGGGGTGACCTTAATATTGACGAAATACACGAGGTTATTCCCATCACCGAGGAGTACGGCCTTTGGCACCCTCAGGAGGGAGTTGTCACGGGGCATTACAACGCCACCGAACCTCAAAAAATACAGAAACTGGGGCAGCTCCGGCAGGGCGTGGTAAAAGTGGTAGAAGACGCCAGTTTTTCTCCAAACCTGGCGCGTAAATACACCGTGGCCGACCTCATCACTGGCTACGGCGTGGCCGAGGCCGTGCGCCACTACTACCGCCTCTGGGCGGGCACCGATGTGCACGGGCAGCGTGCCATCGTGCAGGGCTGGGGCAACGTGGGGGCCGCCGCGGCCTACTACCTGGCCGAGCGAGGCGCCCGCATCGTGGGCATCATTGACCGGTCGGGCGGGCTGCTCAACCCCGAGGGCTTCGGCTTGGAAGAAATCCGGGCACTACTCCTTGCACGCCAAGGCAATACGTTAACCGCAGACAACTTGCTTTCGTTCGATGAGGTTAACGAGAAGATTTGGTCCATCGGGGCCGAAATATTTATCCCGGCGGCGTCGTCGCGCCTGGTGGCCCGGGAGCAAGTAGAGCGGCTGCTCGCCGGCGGCCTGCAGGTGATAAGCTGCGGGGCCAACGTGCCCTTTGCCGACCCAGAGATTTTCTTCGGCCCCACCGGTGAATATGCCGACCAACACACGGCCGTCATTCCCGATTTCATTGCTAACTGCGGCATGGCGCGGGTGTTTGCCTACCTCATGGAAACCGGGGCCGAAATCACCGACCAAGCCATCTTTGCCGATACCTCGCGCATCATCGGGGCCGCCCTGGAGCGCACGCACCAGGAAAACAATCAGCCCACTGGCATCGCCCAGCGCTCCTTCGAAATGGCATTGCGCCAGCTGGTATAA
- a CDS encoding TIGR00730 family Rossman fold protein: MRQQANGEPAMAVEDEQRLRKAFVDKDWNEIKIADSWQIFKVMAEFVEGFEKMSKIGPCVSIFGSARTKPENPYYQMAEEIAAKLVRHGYGVITGGGPGIMEAGNKGARSEGGKSVGLNIELPFEQTHNIYIDQDKCIDFDYFFVRKVMFVKYAQAFVGMPGGFGTLDELFEAMTLIQTKKISRFPIVLVGSAYWNGLFKWVHDVMLLEEKNISAEDMNLVQIVDDASEAVKIIDDFYHKYLLSPNF; the protein is encoded by the coding sequence ATGCGGCAGCAGGCCAACGGCGAGCCCGCCATGGCCGTGGAAGACGAGCAACGCCTGCGCAAAGCTTTCGTTGACAAAGACTGGAACGAAATCAAAATCGCCGACAGCTGGCAGATTTTTAAGGTGATGGCGGAGTTCGTGGAGGGCTTCGAGAAGATGTCTAAAATCGGGCCCTGCGTCAGCATCTTTGGCTCGGCGCGCACCAAGCCCGAAAATCCCTACTACCAGATGGCCGAAGAGATAGCGGCCAAGCTGGTGCGCCACGGCTACGGCGTTATCACGGGCGGTGGCCCCGGCATCATGGAAGCCGGCAACAAAGGCGCCCGCTCGGAAGGCGGCAAGTCGGTGGGCCTCAATATTGAGTTGCCCTTCGAGCAAACGCACAACATCTACATCGACCAGGACAAGTGCATCGACTTCGATTACTTCTTTGTGCGCAAGGTGATGTTTGTAAAGTATGCCCAGGCGTTTGTGGGCATGCCCGGCGGCTTCGGCACCCTCGACGAACTGTTTGAGGCCATGACGCTGATTCAAACCAAGAAAATCAGCCGCTTCCCCATCGTGCTGGTGGGCTCGGCCTATTGGAATGGCCTGTTTAAGTGGGTGCACGACGTGATGCTGCTCGAGGAAAAGAATATCTCGGCCGAGGACATGAACCTGGTGCAGATTGTGGATGACGCCAGCGAGGCGGTAAAAATCATCGACGACTTCTACCACAAGTACCTGCTGTCGCCGAACTTCTAA
- a CDS encoding lycopene cyclase family protein, which produces MPVPSTAAEYDYLIVGGGAAGLSLAYHLAQEPRLAHKKVLLIEPEAKDQNDRTWSYWADTPMVFDGIAAHEWRQIAFRSPGFEKVIDLGNYRYRMIRGMDYYQFVRQALTEKSQFTLMRGAVTRLENTDDGVRVSSSAGEFTARYGFDSRPPTIAQDPSRHRYLLQHFVGWEVETAADIFDPATVEFMDFRGEQHQEARFMYVLPFTSRRALVEYTLFSGKPLPKAEYEAAIRQYLEETLGLKDYSIVAEEVGAIPMTDHPLPARSGPHIINLGTRGGRAKPSTGYAFKRIQQQSARLVAALASTGHPPADPTGDKWQFRLFDTLLLDIMQRRGETTRDIFRQLFERNPVERIFRFLDETTSWADNLRVMNSVTPGPFMCSIAQVLRGKPGMRNEE; this is translated from the coding sequence ATGCCCGTTCCAAGTACCGCTGCCGAATACGACTACCTCATTGTGGGCGGTGGGGCAGCGGGCCTGAGCCTGGCCTATCACCTGGCGCAAGAGCCTCGTCTGGCCCACAAGAAGGTCCTGCTGATTGAGCCAGAGGCCAAGGATCAGAACGACCGTACCTGGTCTTATTGGGCTGATACGCCGATGGTATTTGACGGCATTGCGGCCCACGAATGGCGCCAGATAGCCTTCCGCAGTCCAGGCTTCGAGAAAGTAATCGACTTGGGCAATTACCGTTACCGCATGATTCGGGGGATGGACTACTACCAGTTCGTTCGCCAGGCCCTGACAGAAAAAAGCCAGTTTACCTTAATGCGGGGCGCCGTGACAAGGCTTGAAAATACGGATGACGGCGTTCGCGTCAGCAGCAGTGCGGGTGAGTTCACGGCGCGCTACGGCTTTGATAGCCGGCCCCCCACCATCGCGCAAGACCCGAGCAGGCACCGCTACCTGTTGCAGCACTTTGTGGGCTGGGAAGTGGAAACGGCAGCCGACATATTTGACCCAGCCACGGTGGAATTCATGGACTTTCGGGGCGAGCAGCACCAGGAAGCACGCTTCATGTATGTGCTGCCCTTCACGTCGCGCAGGGCACTGGTAGAGTACACGTTATTCTCAGGCAAACCGCTGCCCAAAGCGGAATACGAAGCGGCCATCCGGCAGTATCTGGAGGAGACTTTGGGCTTGAAAGACTACAGCATTGTGGCCGAAGAAGTGGGGGCCATCCCCATGACTGACCACCCGCTGCCAGCCCGAAGCGGGCCGCACATCATCAACCTGGGCACGCGCGGCGGGCGCGCCAAGCCCAGCACGGGCTACGCGTTCAAGCGCATTCAGCAGCAGTCGGCCCGGCTGGTGGCGGCCCTGGCCAGCACTGGCCACCCGCCCGCCGACCCAACGGGCGACAAGTGGCAGTTCCGCCTCTTCGACACGCTGCTGCTGGATATTATGCAGCGGCGGGGCGAAACCACCCGCGACATTTTCCGGCAGCTATTCGAGCGCAACCCCGTGGAGCGCATCTTCCGCTTCCTGGACGAAACCACCTCGTGGGCCGACAACCTGCGGGTGATGAATTCGGTGACGCCGGGGCCGTTTATGTGCTCCATCGCGCAGGTCCTGCGCGGCAAGCCCGGCATGAGGAATGAGGAATGA